CGCATTGCAGTCAAGAGTTGAGGTGATCTAGATTTCGGAAAAACTCGCATATTTTCGCAATagtgcaaattttaaaataaatttattttcttaaatgaaatatgacatctctaattttttgatatgttattCTAGTAGATACGATACACATTTATCAATGTAAGAACAATCCACCAGTGGTTGTGTTTTTGCacaaaattgaaacaattttctctcattttcagTGGGATTTTGGGGGTATTTGAGGgcatatatttcatgttaaggTGTTGCagcaaattaattttatttttaaaaattacacacaacATAGCTTAATTAAATAGCAAtggaaattaaatgaaaaatgaatatacacatttttataaaggaaaattcaatatttactgAGGGGCACGTCTTTGCACAAAATTGGATGtcttgttgccatggaaacacgaGTCAAAGCCCATTTTTAAAGGTGTCATGATTAAAGGACTGAGGTATAtatactttgtgtaaaatttcgTCAAAATCCGTGTCGGTCGTTTTCCACATGTTttgatgcttacagagaatggctcttaatattcataaacaaatttctgaaaatacaagCAAAAACATCTCTTTCCCTGTAGTGCTCTTAGTACTTGTTAGTGACTTTGAATAAGTCCGTGTTGCGTACAATACATCAGATACATAACAGCCTCGGtaaaattaaattgtctaaAGATCATAAACAATTTCAGGCAAAGGTCTTTTGGGAAGGTTGGAATCTCCAAACTGATACctataaaacaaaatcaacaaaaaaaaGTTCCGATATTATAGATATCATCTAATACTATATTACATATACGTATATCTAAGATAACAGTTGCACGACCTGAGTTCACACAAAGTCcactgttatatatatatatatcttatattctgACCACTTGATGTACAAAATGCCCCACAAGTCCGTTAACATATAAGATATGCGACAATGAATATAGATACTATGgcaaacggaaatattcatatctggttatcagtcatccaaaaaattgctttgttcaacaccattctgattccacgcacaagtgtTCTGAAGCTGagaaaaaatatgctagagttcctcattgacaaaatCTTCGTGGTGATTGGTAATAAGGTCTTCCAAAGGTCTGTTGGatttcccatgggcacgaatggtgctcctttgttagttgacctctttatatattcatatgaagtagaatttattttaaaaattctacgcaaggagaaaaaatctcttgctgtggccttcaattcgacatttaaatatatcgacgacgttttgtctattaacaataataattttcattcatatgtcgattcgatatacatgtatccctgtgagctcaaaataaaagacatcacagagtcgtccacgtctgctttatacttatctattttattgaaagtaaacattaatggcaaactgacaactcaacagTATGATAAACACGATGCTTTCTGctctccatcgtcaactgcccatatttatgtaacaatattccattatcacctgcatatggtgtttatatctctcaactgattcgatacgctagagcttgttctgcgtatggttagtttttaaatcgaggcaagctaccgacaaacaagttgatggtacgggggtttcaacagtctcgatttaagcttgatttcgcaaattctatggtcgttttaacgatctagttcgtcagtacaacctatcattaggttaaattctttctgacgtgtttcataccgattgttaggccgttcttggcacactgatttcgactacggataactccgtttaactgatcagaATATaaggctcatggtgggtgtgaccggtcgacaagtgatgcttactcctcctaggcatgtgatcccacccctggtgtgtccatgggtccgtgtttgcccaactatctattttgtattgcttgtaggagttgtgagattgattactgttcgttatcttcacctttcatgttttgCGAAATGCTCATAAATGTTTACTGGATGCCGACCTGAATTTACATCAAGCCCACTgctatatatatcttatattttgacCACTCGATGTACAAATTGAGGGGACTAAAAATGTCCCACAAGTCCGGCCAAAATGTATATACGCAACGATGAATgtagatacagtgtatattttggGAAATGCTCATAAATGTTTACCGAATGCCGCCCCTGGTGTTGCGCTTTCTGTAAACATTGAGTGCTTCCATACAGTTAGAAGCTTTTGACACCATTCACTTGACTCCATTTATACcttttaatgtaaaactacggtacgaaagaaatgaaattgtaattgTACTTATCAAatacatgcgaatatatttgaaatacgataaaacttcaCAATGCATGCTCCACAAATTTCAGTGTGtgtttatttataaatacatgaCTTTTATGTGTATTTGTCTTGAAAAATTGGTAGATTAAAAACAGATCGAGTTTGAATTGGTGATGATGCGCTTTATTAATTACAAACACACGTGGCTCGAAAGTTATACATTCCTAGCGCGtgtattttcattgttaattttgttgaaAGTTTATTTAGTGATTGTTTTCAGAATAGTTTCAATTCTCAATTAATTTCAAGCAATGTGTTCAAAGGTATGGAAATGTgtattttaaacatgtatatgtgtctacatgtatgtctgcaATTTGTGTAACACAAATATCGCTAGAATACGGTAGAGCCCACACGCTTTGGACTATCTTTGAGTGTCCAGACTTCGGACTATCTTTGACTGTCCATGCTTCGGATTGTCTTTTAGTGTCCACGCTTCGGACAATCGATAAAAGTCTGACGGCAGATTAATATTTAGACACTGGGGAGGGacttttatttatctatttagtaAATACTGTGTGTTGTATCCTAGCACTTAAAATCGTGCATTCTCATATAATTATGAACAGTTTACGGCAACATATATGTCGATAGCTAGGAGACGCTGAGTACCATTACTTGGTTTTGAAAAAAGGTTTGATTGGGCTCGATATTTGCGTAAGTTATTTCCGTAAAAAACAAGCGATAAAGCGAAATAGTAAAGAAAATCAATGTCCTTTGAATGTTTATtaccaaaacaaattatattgaaaaaaaaattgaccatGATTGACGCGCGGTCGCGTCCTAATACAACTAGCTCCTTACATCCGTGCTATTTCCCAAGATTGGCCAGTTACTAATGGTAACTTTAGATGGGAAGGATATGATACATATGTAGCTGCCATCctgcaaaataaaaacattgaaagGAAAATgctgacatttacaattttatggAAGGCTATTGcacaatatttaaatatttcaaatttcctaTTCTGAATAGCTACTTTAAATGTAAGTATTACTAAGTAGTTTGCAACCTGTTTGTAACAAGGCATCATTATGTCATTGCAAGATGTTGATGAATAATCTTAAAACTGTCCGAACAACGGAGTCATATTTGCGTTATCGCCAAATCACACAACTACACGAACATCATCTTAGTGGAAAAACAATTGTGgctgaaaatcatatgaaacatTTAAGCAGATGTATCCTTCTTGAATTGGTCCTACTTGATATTTGGTATAAATACAACACGTGTTTGACGGTCAGTGTAGTACGACTTGCTAACATGAATATCGCGGGTTACCTTACACTGATCGTCGTCGTCATCGACAAAACCGCGGCAGTCTCTCTCCTCACAGACGACAATGTACAGAACTCTACTAACCAAAATCTCGTCGGAGTGAATGGCCAAAACGTGGACGTGTTCAGACAACTACTGAATCAAGAAACTATCATCAGAATGACCTTGGTCAAAAATGTCCACGCGTTGATGAAAGACATGTTGACTTTAAAGGAAAACCTCGCTGTGGCCGAACAAAAAATTTCTGTACTGAAAACGGAGGTCCAAGAATTAAAACTGGAAAACCACGTCTTGAAAAATGAGAGTAAAGTACACAGTAGACGCCTCTCGGAAATGGAAAGAAATGTTACACAAGTTTCTGAAAAGCACGAGGTGTTCCAAAGAAATATCGATATCGAGCGGAAGGCATTTGAACTGAATGTTTCCGACATACTGGCAGACATTAAAATCGAGGTACGGTATTTGTCTATAACCTTGCTGGATCTAAACGCACACACTCGTCAAATTGAAAGTGACATTCCAGACATCATGGATCAAAAGATCCTAGCGATGTTTGAGTCCGTAAACTCTTCATTGGAAAACTTCAATGCGACGATAGCGGCTACGGACAACAAATTTTCAGTTCAGCTTTCGGACCTCGAGAATTCACATTCTGGAGTTTTATCAACTGTCACTGGTAAGTATTCTCCTATATTTTTTTATGAGTAATACAGTTTCTATGCAGGTTTGACTTTGAGAGATTGactaattttacatttttcttaaaggacacatctcatgttttcaaagtatacaatattacatgcattttgtcttctttatgcttatagtaattaattctaatagttcgttcgcagaaattttgcgataattaaccacaatacagacttaaatctaagcccagatttcaaaaagtcaagttaattaggtaggtagtcacgtggtacagtgacgtcacatgcgcccttcggatggTGAAAGTACTgagagatattattaaaaactcaacttttaggggcctaatttatttgccatgggcaacatttaaatcgatgttgacaaattgtccgagttttatatgtgttcgccaccagtgcacacatataacgatgtaaatacccaaatatagcgagtaaagcgtgtatgaaatcggcaatattgtgagtaaataatgtttatatgggttgctgtctacaaactgtttggtaatattattcctttatacatctgtaattggcactgtttttctaaaataaacagtgcaaatattatttatttttggattagacaaattatgatacgttaaattgttgacaactaggccctatgtcAAGCTATTGTCGCGCGTgtatttcggaaagaaagaaaaagacatcacacacacaaatcaataaaaatattcaaatttaaattggTAATCacgttattttattttgataaagcaatcttattactatttttgaattgtgatctgcacgtctttagtaagtacgaagtgggagcacggcgttatagcctactaaCGCACTCAatatgctacgagttcaataaggaaataattttataattcaattcaaagttaggaaatacaatattctattttttgtataattaaaagttcaattattttgtatctttattttgtgttgttgtaaatctaccagctggtagaagttacattgtatcgtcgatatatgttgttacaaggtgaaggtcagttgatccgagtgtgtattgaatttgaagagcaaaacagaatgtatgctataggcctaccagtgcttatagcttcgatgtatccattttctcgcagtgtttgaaaaggtgactgggtgtgtttttaaggtaaagttcttgctctaacaaaaaaattatccacgtcttttttctcgtaccttccttcgaaaaattgaaaaatactcagtctaaatcctttctaccgacaactagtacacccgagcatgGCACAAAAcgtcttaatgcattattatttacaagccgttaacgtgataattggttttttgtctattaaatctaatctgtttatgaaatggctaatagatgttttcaaacccgagggcgcatatgacatcacacataatggcgcgtaaactagcaaaagaaaatatgcatatcgcaatattttaatttcatcgctttcaaactcaaaaactacgcaaaatatttcatttaaaacacatttaaagtagtgttatgcataaaaagagttaattttgctgaaaaaatgaaaaagtttagaaacatgcgttgtgtcctttaactgTTTTTATCCAGGTTTGACTTTGAGAGATTGATTAATTTTACATTACTCTTAACAGTTTTTATGCGCATTTGACTTTGAGTGATTGActaattttaataaatatatagacatcaatgaaagaaattaacttcatttttgaaaatacatgagggtgagaactgcgacgcttcacgaCGGCATACTTCAGAAAGCGCTAACGCGCTCATGTatcaaaacaaacacaaaaaattAAAGTTCCTTTCTTATATCTGcattctacttttatttctgtcagaattcccaatCATTGAAATGGGCGTACTatttttatcaagattcatacgcgcattgtgcACAACCGcattgcattcatgaggaaatggttcggaaatgtaaatataaacaactagaatttgttgattttgtttttcgATTATAGTTTAAATTTGACGCAAGGTCactttatgcaaggtgaagataacgaacagtgatcaatctaataactcctacaagcaatacaaaatagatagttgggcaaacacggaaccctggacacaccagaagaacggcctaacagtcggtatgaaacacgtcagacggcatttgacccaatgataggttgtattgacgaactagatcgttatataacgaccatagactttgcgaaatgctgacttcaatcgagactgttgaatcccctgtatcatcaactcgtttgtcagtagcttacctcgatttaaaaactaactatacgcagaacaagctcttgcatatcgaatcagttgagatatataaacaccatatgcaggtgataatggaatattgctacatatataaaagATAACATGATGTATAATTTCTTAAAATGTATTTCACGGTCAcgaaatgaatgaaattagaGTTACTATTTATTATTATTCCACTTATTATAGATTAAAATTTATCGAAAACTAAAAACATGACAGTATTTAATTAGTCCCAGTTAGCCATTCTTACATGCAGATGGATGTGAAAATCTAAAACAAATGACACTTATTATTAAATACTGTAACCTAACCCTATTAACGATAACTCTTATTGGTAAATCTTCAACTATTCACTGAGAAATGTTTGTTAGGAATCTCGCATAACATGAAATGGTTCTTTTTTTACGTTAAATATTTGTAGTCATAAAATGGTTTCTTCGTTTTCAAGGTTACATGAACAAAACAGTAGACAGTCTGAAGGTCGAGCTGAAGGACGCGCAGATTGAACAACTGAAGTTATCCTCCACTGTGACCTCTCTAGAGATGTTCCGAATGAATCTGACCAACACTAAATGTGGTACTGATGATTTTCCGATTTTATgattactgtatacagggttattttcgcccTGTGTTATTTTCACCCCATGTTATTTTCACTccgtgttattttcgcctttatACCTTGCTGACGGTTTCACACTGTTTTACATTCGTCCAGGCAGAGTTCTGTTAAGACAGAGATAAGAGAGAAAACAGATTCGCCCAGTTTTAATTTCACCAACTGAGAAAACGGGGACAAAAAGGACGAAAATAGAACGGGGGCGAATATTTCCCGGTATACAGTATTCTCTGACCTTCTGATCacttatttcttctttttttttacatgactACATGCTTTTGGGAGTTTTTCTAATCGAAATTCATCTGTCATCATCGCCCTCGTCCTTGTCTTCTCCTGGAATCGCCCGGTAAAACAAATTCCACGGACAATTTGTTGGTAATGGggattcaaaatgtcaaaagtaaGGGTCATGTTATTTTACAAagttagaaaataaaaaaaatagttgatAGAAGTGTGCAGTTTTTCAAAGAAATTCTTTATGAACATGACGATCGTACACACGGGGAGGAGGGCCTCTTGATAATTTGGGTTGACATCCTTAACAATAGAGGCAAGATTAATAGGTGCAAAATATTGCTTGCAGATATATAGGAATACGTTTAGAAACGTTCCAAATTGAGCAAAGTTGTCTTCTTCAAGCGTACTTATCAATTTGAAATACAGGCATTCTGATGTTGAGTAAAGTCAACTGCGTTCAAAACATTACCTACGGGCGCGGGTATAAGGAATAATAGAAGGTCTGCTATTggaacattttgaaattatagATAATGGTATTTTTCACAACCACAAAATTATAAACTGTTAAACTGGAATATTTGGAAATTATATATAGTGAATGTTTTAGCAACCAGAAGATTGGTTTATTAACATCACCATGTAAAgtagaattatatatatttatttccacCACGACCCCTGGAGGACAGAATCTAGTCATACCAAGGAATAAACGATATACCTTAAGTTTAGAGTATATAGGAAAAACGTTtacaaaaatgttcaaatgtgcAACACATTGACGCATAAATCAAGGCCAACAAGGGATGCTTTGTCCTCCTagatacattatttcacctcttgtctatccaggagtccgtgtctGCACTATTCTTAACTTTGTATTCTTTCTAGGAAAttctatgagattgatcactttaaGTTATCCTCACTTTTTTGTCAAAAACGTATTTTGTGCATGTCATTGtcttcctacatgtatattaaaatatgtatacatgcTTAATCTGTTTTATTTAATATAGATCTTCAAAAGAAAGTGGCCTTCACCGCGGGGGTGACGTCTACCAGTAGTACCTGGAACAGCGGGACGTTAGTATTTCCGGTTGTCATTAACAACATCGGGGGTGGATACAATCCCAGTACTGGTGTTTTCACGGCCCCTACAGAGGGACACTACGTCTTCTTCGTCACTGTCGTGGAATATAGTACACAATACAGCAGGGTTGACATTGTCCTGAATGGGTCATCTAAGGTCAGAACTATAGGAGATAATAATGCAGCTTACCAGACGGGAGTAAACATGGTTGTCCTTCGGCTTCAGCAGGGAGACACGGTGTGGATCGGACATAACTCTGGCAAAGGTTATTTCACCGATAGTATTCCCATCACAACGTTCTCTGGCTTCCTCCTTTAACTTACACTTACCAAGGTCAGAGGTcagattgaatttgttttattataactCCATACTTAGATAGGATATATGATCGTGTCTATATCCACTACACACcctcatgatacatgtatagaaataaTCATTCTCGTAATTACATGTctttgtatataattttatccTCGTATTTATATGGAATGGTCATTCTCGTGTTTATTTGTAATAATCATTCTCGTGATTTTATGTAACAatcatgtttgtgtttatatgtaatgATCATTCTCGTGTTTATATGTAATAAGAATTGtcatgtttatatgtaataATAATTATAGTGTTCATATGTAATAATCATTCTCGTGTTCATATTTAATAATCATTCTCgtgtttatatgtaataatCATTCTCgtgtttatatgtaataatCATTCTAGTTTTTATATGTAATAATCATTCTAGTGTTTATATGTGTTAATCATTCTAGTTTTTATATGTTATAATAATTCTCgtgtttatatgtaataatCATTCTAGTGTTTATATGTTATAATAATTTTAGTGTTGATATGTAATAATCAGTCTCgtgtttatatgtaataatCATGTTTGTGTTCATATGTAATAATCATGTTTGTGTTCATATGTAATAATCATCCTGTTGTTGATATATAATAAAGATTCATTTCACACCTTCATGTTTTTTCAGAACACGTTGTTTTTCATGTTTATAACGGACATGATAAGGCCATGATTAATGTGTATATCAAATCATGCACACGATAATATCTTTAACGTTGTTTGATTGATTAGGGAAAGTAGATATCCAacgataatgaacagtgaataatctcataactcttataaggaatgcGAAATAAAGAGCAATATGATGATTATAATTGCATTTATTTGCATTGGTCACaatatgatatttgtatttGCAATGTTTTTGCATTTGCTGTCTTTACAGATTATTATGATAGGCATTTCGCCTACCAATGGAGGAgggataatttttcatccttttACATTAATGCTTATCAATATTCATGAGtgaatttctgaaaatacaaacaaaaaatacGATTCTATCCCTGTAGTACTCTCAGTACTTGTTAGTCACTTTGAACAAGTCCGTGTTGCGTACAGTGCATCAGTTAGACAACAGTCTCGGTAAAATTAAATTGCCTGCACATCATAATCAATTTCAGACAAAAGTCTTTTGGGAACGATATAATCTccaaacatgtacaaacataaAAGAAAGattcaatagaaaaaaaatcctccTGTTTCCATGCAAAGTTCCGATAATATAGATATCATCGAATACTACatgcatattacatgtaagtttatcTAAGATTATAACATTTGCACAACCTGAATTCACACAAAGCCCACTgctatatatatcttatatctaTCGTTCACTCTGACCACTTGATGTACAAAATACGGGTTCTGAAAATGTCCCACAAGTCCCATCAACATGTAAGATACGCGACGATGAATATAGATACAGTATCTATTCTGTAAATCCTCATAAATATTTActgccctaattactacattcctccctccttaatttATCTTCGCCCTAGAAGACATACACAACTCGAGTTCTTTCGCCCCTGTCAGGACAGCCTGCAaatccaggggtggtcaacggcaccaaatgtagtatatattatatatttcaatgtataatgatcatatttcatatctaatagaTGGATGGATGGTAGGACTTTTTTAATCATGATATATTATTTTAGAAGAGTTTATTAAACATGAGTAATCCACCTTTGGAATTTACAAAATGGAGATTACTCCTTGATTTactttttcttgaattttacatCAAATTGATGTCCGCGACTATGGGAAAAGCATGCTTtattagaatatttttaaaggaagtcataTGAAATGTGCCCCATTGCCAAAAAAATGGGGTCAAAGGTGAATAGGTAGAACAAATCTGTCAGTGGtgttacaaatatataacaaagaGAGGAGAAGGATAAGTAATAATACCATATACTTAAAAATGGCATAAATTATTGCAAAAAAgtattaaaattgatatattttggtctgatgttttttaaaaaaaccctcaGTAATTCTATAATTAAACTGACACAAAGTGGTATATCTGAGAcactattttaaaaactttcctCTCTTTTTAACATGATACCTGCATTATTACAAATGACACAAAAATATTATAACAGAAAAGTTTGATACTGATATATGACCATATTTGTCTGCGATCAAGAAAATTGTTCATGTAACACCAATGACAAAATGTGTTTGACCACTGACAAGTAAATTACACCACTGacataaaaataacaaaagtgGACCCAACCACTTTAAAAGTAAAGCTAAAAATGAATCAATACCACTCCtttgaataatttcatacaTTTCCTTTCAACAAAAAAGAAATCGGACGAGAATATTTTTGCTTGTACGTACAAATGATGAAGGTGTGTGTTACACCACTTATATTGCCATTACTTCACTGATGATAGTGTTTGTGTAAGTTACATATGCAATAATAAATTATGTCAAAGGTAATCACTAAATTAAAGCTGTCAACATACTTGTAAACGCTATACAGTCAGCGTCTATTGCTCTTGACGCCAAAAAGATCGGCAAAATGACACCACCTTTAGACAGTTTTGAATTGAATAAGTGTAACCTTATGAAGGAGATCATAGAGGCTAAGTAAGACCAAGTACCTACATTTCGCGATACACTTCGTAAAGCCAAAAATTCAGCATTATTCAACCTACGATGATTTCTGGGCTTGCGGGCTTGATAGAGCTGGTACAATCCACACCCGCCCCTTGGCGTGGCCGGGGCAAAATAAGCTAGGTGAAATACTATCTAACGCTGCAGCTTCTCGCGCAACCGATAAGCGCTCACAGCGATCTGTTTCCGCCCCTAGACCGTCAAAAGAAGCAGCTCAACTCAACATCTCGTCCATGCTCAGTGAATTAAAAACACAGCGAAAAAACGACAGCTCCAGTTCTAGAAAGACTTTACCTAACTCGTTGCACGTCGATAAAAATGGTTTGAATCGCCTGATTTTAATGTCTGAATTGACTTTCCTTTTGACTGCTTCCCCGAATACGGACCTGATAGTGAACAATTCTAGAGTTTGTGTGATAGGTATACCTATTaatttcttgcattactttacTTTGAAAAATTGTGATGGctactttaaaatttatttcagttAACACAAGAGGTTTAAATTCTAAAGAGAAAAGAGATAAAATTTTATAGCTAGATTTCAGATATAAATATTGAtgttatttttatacaagaaactCATTATATAGAAAAGAATCTTTTCCAGTACGATTGTTCATGGAAAGGTAAATCTATACATTGTTTATCGGACTCTACATTTAGTAGAGGGGTGTATATTCTATTTCGAAAAGAACTGGATATAGATATGATAAGTATACACAAAACCAATGATGGTCGAAAACttttgatcaatctcattattGGTGATATAGCATATAGTTTAATTAATATTTACGCACCAAACAAAGAAACTTCTAGAATAGATTTTTTCAAAGGAATGAAACgatttattttaaacaattcAAACAATCTAAGTAATATCATAGTATGCAGAGATTTTAACTGCCACATGGAAGGTAATAGTGATAAGAGttcaaaaattttaaaagaaattcttacacaattagatttaaaagacgtatggaaaaaaaaaaacatggcatACTTGATGGTTTTACATGGTGTGATACAAACAACATACCAAAGAGTCGCatagattttatatttattagtGCACATATATTAATGAGAGTAAAACAAGTCTTCGTAAAATTCCTGGTACTCATAATAACAGAACGAGAATGTCAGATCACAAAGTGTTGAAAT
Above is a genomic segment from Ostrea edulis chromosome 3, xbOstEdul1.1, whole genome shotgun sequence containing:
- the LOC130046580 gene encoding multimerin-2-like, with amino-acid sequence MNIAGYLTLIVVVIDKTAAVSLLTDDNVQNSTNQNLVGVNGQNVDVFRQLLNQETIIRMTLVKNVHALMKDMLTLKENLAVAEQKISVLKTEVQELKLENHVLKNESKVHSRRLSEMERNVTQVSEKHEVFQRNIDIERKAFELNVSDILADIKIEVRYLSITLLDLNAHTRQIESDIPDIMDQKILAMFESVNSSLENFNATIAATDNKFSVQLSDLENSHSGVLSTVTGYMNKTVDSLKVELKDAQIEQLKLSSTVTSLEMFRMNLTNTKCDLQKKVAFTAGVTSTSSTWNSGTLVFPVVINNIGGGYNPSTGVFTAPTEGHYVFFVTVVEYSTQYSRVDIVLNGSSKVRTIGDNNAAYQTGVNMVVLRLQQGDTVWIGHNSGKGYFTDSIPITTFSGFLL